The DNA window GAGCGCAACGAGAGCCGCCGCGCGTCCGGCTGGCGGATGCGCGGCGGCCCGGTGGTGCGGAACGGCCGGGAGATGCGCATCCTCCCCGCCGCAGAGCACGTCACGCGCCAGCGGCCTCCAGTGCCTGCCGGATGTCGGCGATGATGTCCGCGGCGTCCTCGATGCCCAGCGACACGCGGATGAAGCCATCGCCGATGCCGGCCGCCTCGCGCTCGTCCGGCGTCATCGCCGAGTGCGAGGTGTAGCGCGGCTCCGAGACCAGCGTCTCCACGCCGCCCAGGCTGGGCGCGTAGCGGGCGAGCTTCAGCGCGCGGACGAAGCGCTCCGCCGCCGGGCCGCCGCCGCGCACCACGATGCCCATCATCCCCCCGAAGCCGTCCAGCAGCCGCGCCGCCGTCTCGTGGTCCGGGTGCGACGCGAGGCCTGGATAGACCACGCGGGCGATGCCGGGCTGCGCCTCGCACCACTCGGCTACGTGCTGCCCGTTGCGGTTGTGGCGCTCCATGCGCAACGCCAGCGTCTTGATGCCGCGCTCCAGCAGCCACGCCGCATGCGGGTCCAGCGCGGGCCCCCACACCTTCGCCCGGTTCCGCACCTCGGCCACGCGTTCGGTGCTGCCGGCGATCACGCCCGCCGTCACGTCGCTGTGGCCGCCCAGGTACTTGGTGGCGCTGTGCATCACCAAAT is part of the Longimicrobiaceae bacterium genome and encodes:
- a CDS encoding PLP-dependent aspartate aminotransferase family protein; amino-acid sequence: MTADDARALGPSTRAVHAGDPPRDVAGPVVNPIVLSTTYLSAPDGQGEVLYGRYGNSPNAVALEARLAALEGAEDAAVMGSGMGAMVCALLANLSAGDHVVATEAIYGGTRTLLSAELSRFGIGTTFVDFHSADWKSAFRDNTRVVLGEAPSNPLLRVADPRPIADEAHARGAAFILDATFASPVNFRPLEHGVDLVMHSATKYLGGHSDVTAGVIAGSTERVAEVRNRAKVWGPALDPHAAWLLERGIKTLALRMERHNRNGQHVAEWCEAQPGIARVVYPGLASHPDHETAARLLDGFGGMMGIVVRGGGPAAERFVRALKLARYAPSLGGVETLVSEPRYTSHSAMTPDEREAAGIGDGFIRVSLGIEDAADIIADIRQALEAAGA